One stretch of Candidatus Thorarchaeota archaeon DNA includes these proteins:
- a CDS encoding NAD-dependent deacylase — MPDEIASASKIIENAEYFVALTGAGISKESNIPTFRGEDGLWKEYDATDLATPTAFAKDPKLVWEWYSWRQDLIADCEPNPAHLTLAEWEEEGLLDCVITQNVDGLHQRAGSKRILEVHGDIWAVKCTKCGYHRRLYEPTVGVPHCEECGSMLRPDVVWFGESLDQDVMGQVYSELQQADTCIIIGTSGIVQPAASFPLIVKRSGGFAIEVNIEKTPLTSAVDVHIDGKAGAVLPKIDSLLNKSDV; from the coding sequence ATGCCTGACGAAATTGCCTCTGCAAGCAAAATCATTGAAAACGCTGAGTATTTTGTTGCACTGACAGGAGCAGGGATTTCCAAAGAATCGAACATCCCTACTTTCCGTGGTGAAGATGGCCTATGGAAGGAGTACGACGCCACAGATTTGGCTACACCTACAGCCTTTGCAAAGGATCCCAAATTGGTTTGGGAGTGGTATTCGTGGAGGCAGGACTTGATTGCTGATTGCGAGCCAAATCCTGCCCACCTTACTCTTGCAGAGTGGGAAGAGGAGGGATTACTTGATTGTGTCATTACCCAAAACGTTGACGGGCTCCACCAAAGGGCAGGATCGAAGAGAATTCTCGAGGTCCACGGAGATATCTGGGCTGTCAAGTGTACGAAATGTGGTTACCACAGGCGTCTTTATGAGCCCACAGTTGGAGTGCCGCATTGTGAAGAGTGTGGTTCGATGTTACGACCAGATGTCGTTTGGTTTGGTGAAAGCTTGGATCAAGATGTCATGGGTCAAGTCTACTCGGAGCTTCAACAAGCCGACACTTGTATCATAATTGGTACGTCTGGAATTGTACAGCCTGCAGCATCATTCCCCCTTATTGTCAAACGGTCGGGTGGTTTCGCAATCGAAGTGAATATCGAAAAGACTCCTTTGACTTCCGCGGTTGATGTACACATAGACGGAAAGGCAGGTGCTGTTCTCCCAAAGATTGATTCGCTGCTGAACAAATCTGATGTGTAA
- a CDS encoding NAD-dependent epimerase/dehydratase family protein produces MDILVTGGTGFIGQNLVKRLLSYGHHVSVLVRESSDTSVLPDAVNLELGNLLDKGSLTDIVEGKEVVFHLAAYFDFYPSDKDLMYRVNVDGTRMLAEASADASVSKFIYCSSTEAIGPVDDPPADEETEPQPAFDYGKSKVLAEEAVREVSSERGLIHTIIRPTGVMGEGDLYTAYETIRALNRQEVPVLPGDGEKHIMYTHVDDVAWGFEATMVPAANDETIIICPDDPMKYNDLVEYICDLLGVEPPKRHVPTALAKLGIALMSPFKNWKENTFLWHPQTIQSMDEERWYSNEKAKRLLDWKPQISMKEGLKRAIEWYYENGYLERRK; encoded by the coding sequence TTGGATATATTGGTAACTGGCGGAACAGGATTCATAGGCCAAAACTTGGTCAAACGACTTCTATCTTATGGTCATCACGTAAGCGTTCTTGTTCGAGAAAGTAGCGATACATCAGTACTACCTGATGCTGTCAATTTGGAGCTAGGTAATCTACTTGATAAGGGCTCTCTAACAGATATTGTCGAAGGCAAGGAAGTAGTTTTTCATCTTGCGGCTTACTTCGATTTCTATCCTAGTGACAAGGATCTCATGTATCGGGTAAATGTCGATGGGACAAGAATGCTGGCAGAAGCTAGTGCTGATGCTTCAGTTAGCAAGTTCATTTACTGTTCAAGTACTGAGGCAATTGGGCCAGTTGACGATCCTCCTGCTGACGAAGAGACGGAACCGCAACCTGCATTTGACTATGGTAAGAGCAAAGTCTTGGCAGAAGAAGCTGTTAGGGAAGTCTCTTCTGAAAGAGGCCTGATTCATACCATAATTCGGCCAACTGGTGTGATGGGTGAAGGTGATCTCTACACCGCATATGAAACCATTCGAGCTCTCAATAGACAGGAAGTCCCGGTACTACCAGGTGATGGCGAGAAACACATCATGTACACGCATGTTGATGATGTAGCTTGGGGATTCGAGGCCACCATGGTTCCTGCTGCAAATGATGAGACCATCATTATCTGCCCCGATGATCCTATGAAATACAATGACCTAGTCGAATACATTTGTGACCTGCTTGGGGTTGAACCGCCTAAGAGACATGTTCCCACGGCGCTTGCAAAACTTGGAATAGCCTTGATGAGTCCGTTCAAGAATTGGAAAGAGAACACATTTCTATGGCACCCTCAGACGATACAGAGTATGGATGAAGAACGCTGGTATAGCAATGAGAAGGCGAAACGGCTACTGGATTGGAAACCACAGATAAGCATGAAAGAGGGGCTAAAGAGGGCCATTGAATGGTACTATGAGAACGGCTATCTAGAACGGAGGAAGTAA
- a CDS encoding L-lactate permease encodes MEPVIGLILVVLPIILAFVMLVGLHRAADVTGVVVWLVTLGIAVVAFGTDIGIALTASLAGIIKSFPISLMVASSILMMTYMQETGALQRLIVFFKTLGGGNRPMQIMLISLGLGLFLVGIGATPVSMLPPVMLALGFSPLVSVALPSIGYDPLTTFALLGVPAVVFQGEYAAVSGISLPLWEVGTTFAMYMPIITTMIAISMLWIAGGRELLASKEGLFLAILSGLTAGGIAILSNLAFVNQTTLTNVFAGTGVMGVLFVYSKIRGRPILDQSFLNEDDRLIQQSMNLRKASIPWIILVALCLITNLIPPVKDLLFTQLTFPVNPPGYPYGIKTRFLWQAYTLMLIATIVSIPLLGSDKKTLASTFKKFLKRAPRPVLAAAVFFAMAEVMNFSGFTFAADGTWAFPEANPTNNMIHLLATSTSSALGIFYPVTASFLGLLAGFISGSETSAIALFTGYHYQASTMIGADSLVVSASNGIGGGLASVLSPAKVQNAAAVIDEIGIEGKVIRYGAIIAILITGVVAGLTMLWAFA; translated from the coding sequence TTGGAGCCAGTCATCGGCCTGATCCTTGTAGTGTTGCCGATCATTCTTGCTTTTGTGATGCTGGTGGGCCTTCATCGAGCTGCTGATGTGACCGGAGTAGTTGTTTGGCTCGTAACACTAGGCATCGCGGTTGTTGCCTTTGGCACGGATATAGGAATAGCTCTCACAGCAAGCCTCGCGGGCATCATCAAATCATTCCCGATTTCCTTGATGGTCGCTTCGTCGATTCTCATGATGACGTACATGCAGGAGACAGGAGCACTTCAGCGTCTCATCGTTTTCTTCAAAACATTAGGCGGTGGAAACCGACCGATGCAAATCATGCTGATCAGTTTAGGCCTGGGACTGTTTCTGGTCGGTATCGGGGCAACTCCTGTGTCTATGCTCCCACCCGTTATGCTAGCGCTTGGTTTCTCCCCTCTTGTTTCCGTAGCTCTGCCGTCGATAGGATATGACCCGCTGACGACATTCGCTCTCCTTGGTGTTCCGGCAGTAGTTTTCCAAGGTGAATATGCGGCAGTGTCTGGAATCAGTTTGCCTCTATGGGAGGTTGGGACTACATTTGCGATGTACATGCCTATAATCACAACAATGATTGCCATATCCATGCTCTGGATTGCAGGTGGTCGAGAGCTCCTAGCCAGTAAAGAAGGGCTGTTTCTGGCCATACTCAGTGGTTTAACAGCCGGTGGTATTGCTATTCTCAGCAATCTCGCCTTCGTCAATCAAACCACACTCACCAACGTTTTTGCAGGAACTGGAGTGATGGGAGTCCTTTTCGTGTATTCGAAGATACGGGGTCGTCCAATACTTGACCAATCTTTTTTGAACGAAGATGATAGGCTGATTCAACAGTCTATGAATCTGAGAAAAGCAAGCATTCCTTGGATTATTCTTGTTGCCCTCTGTTTGATTACGAATCTGATTCCGCCTGTGAAGGACCTGCTTTTTACACAGCTGACTTTTCCAGTGAACCCGCCTGGCTATCCCTATGGCATTAAGACAAGATTTCTCTGGCAAGCATATACCCTCATGCTCATTGCTACAATTGTCTCAATTCCCCTCCTAGGGAGTGACAAGAAAACGCTTGCCAGCACTTTCAAGAAGTTTCTCAAGAGGGCGCCCAGGCCAGTCCTAGCTGCTGCTGTTTTCTTCGCAATGGCGGAGGTTATGAACTTCAGTGGTTTCACGTTTGCAGCCGATGGGACATGGGCATTTCCTGAAGCTAATCCAACCAACAATATGATTCATCTCCTGGCAACAAGCACCTCATCAGCCTTGGGTATCTTCTACCCAGTCACAGCATCTTTTCTCGGTCTTCTTGCTGGCTTCATATCCGGATCTGAGACCTCTGCTATCGCACTTTTCACCGGGTATCACTATCAGGCCAGTACAATGATTGGTGCTGACTCGCTGGTGGTATCGGCGTCAAATGGAATTGGCGGTGGGCTGGCCAGTGTATTGAGCCCTGCAAAGGTGCAAAACGCTGCAGCGGTTATAGATGAAATAGGCATTGAAGGGAAAGTCATTCGATACGGAGCTATCATCGCGATACTCATTACTGGAGTTGTGGCTGGCCTAACGATGCTATGGGCTTTCGCATAG
- a CDS encoding TatD family nuclease-associated radical SAM protein: protein MDLTYWRENKFYVNPCIECTNDCLFCVRNFQDGVYGFNLASERNPTPEEVRNAVENTWNGIFTDAAIVGFGEPLLNLKASLEAIRTIKRLSDIPVRMDTNGQASLIHPRRDVAAELKNAGLEEIQISLNASSAEVYDALCQSEFGLPAYESVLQFARSCKGLMRVVLSVVDIPGVDIEACRRVADELQVNLRVRGFKGPPAVADSISQKLNKS from the coding sequence TTGGATCTTACATACTGGCGAGAAAACAAGTTCTATGTGAACCCCTGCATTGAATGTACCAATGACTGTTTGTTCTGCGTAAGAAACTTCCAGGACGGTGTATATGGTTTCAACCTGGCTAGTGAGAGAAATCCCACTCCGGAAGAAGTCAGAAATGCCGTCGAGAACACATGGAATGGAATCTTCACGGATGCTGCGATAGTTGGATTTGGAGAACCGTTGTTGAATCTGAAAGCCTCACTTGAAGCTATAAGAACAATAAAACGCCTTTCAGATATACCGGTGCGTATGGACACGAACGGGCAGGCATCTCTAATCCATCCTAGACGCGATGTAGCTGCTGAGCTGAAGAACGCCGGGCTAGAAGAGATTCAGATATCATTGAACGCTTCATCTGCTGAGGTATATGATGCACTGTGTCAATCAGAATTTGGCCTCCCTGCTTACGAGTCTGTACTACAGTTTGCTCGAAGCTGCAAAGGGTTGATGCGGGTCGTATTGTCGGTTGTAGATATCCCCGGAGTAGATATTGAAGCATGCAGGCGAGTAGCTGATGAACTACAGGTCAATCTCCGTGTGAGGGGGTTCAAGGGTCCTCCGGCCGTTGCGGACAGTATTTCTCAAAAATTGAATAAATCTTGA
- a CDS encoding MBL fold metallo-hydrolase, translated as MKLTQVTDRVYVDTTGENAGNYGIVVLDDQVVVVDSGMYHTLTSDFREEVENEFGLPILKMVLTHYHPDHLFGAQALSPVSVIASAPTLAICKELVGSEWRKEKLVAQAKKNKDERPEMWRAVQDLDLKLPDIIFSERLQIGSGNDMTVELTGGHTKGSSIVIVEPDHIIFAGDLVFQGSFPYAGDPTCNPDDWLDALEGIKDAEVEQIVPGHGDVCGIEEIKRHIKFLRSLRGEILRAIEQGLSPEQFIEEGRTPSYYDEKSEGREKSAVEHWFEFYK; from the coding sequence ATGAAGCTGACTCAAGTCACAGATCGGGTATATGTCGATACAACTGGAGAAAATGCTGGCAACTACGGTATTGTGGTTTTGGATGATCAAGTGGTTGTTGTTGATAGCGGTATGTACCATACGCTTACTTCTGATTTCAGAGAAGAAGTCGAGAACGAATTCGGGCTTCCTATCTTGAAGATGGTCTTGACTCACTATCATCCTGACCATCTGTTCGGAGCACAAGCATTGAGCCCTGTAAGCGTCATAGCTTCTGCTCCTACCCTTGCCATATGCAAAGAGCTTGTGGGGAGTGAATGGCGAAAAGAGAAACTCGTAGCACAGGCCAAGAAAAACAAGGATGAACGTCCAGAAATGTGGAGGGCTGTACAGGACCTCGATCTTAAGCTTCCTGATATCATTTTCAGCGAGCGACTCCAAATCGGTTCTGGTAATGATATGACTGTTGAACTGACTGGGGGTCATACCAAGGGGTCATCTATAGTCATTGTCGAGCCCGACCACATCATTTTTGCTGGAGATCTGGTTTTCCAGGGATCCTTCCCATACGCTGGGGATCCCACATGCAATCCCGATGACTGGCTTGATGCTTTAGAAGGAATCAAAGATGCAGAAGTGGAGCAAATCGTGCCCGGGCATGGTGATGTTTGTGGTATTGAAGAAATCAAGCGACACATCAAGTTTCTTAGAAGTTTGAGAGGAGAGATATTGCGGGCAATAGAGCAAGGATTGAGTCCAGAACAATTCATAGAAGAAGGCCGTACTCCCAGCTATTATGATGAAAAATCCGAAGGACGCGAAAAAAGTGCAGTAGAACATTGGTTCGAGTTCTACAAATAG
- a CDS encoding site-2 protease family protein, whose amino-acid sequence MRNYLKDAQGKRIFDLAIDRDYPNRVISYPTFGELSEILAKDFDLIESSMQYGMPTFVVRWPGYEIPSIEHQCEVFDKLEQQADRYRLWPVVRWKDEESGEYFIRFAPQQEEEKGDMRINYALFVATLATISLAGFLQATSPVFLTLFYPNGWNIWDLVFVTGTFLLALMGIVFTHEMGHYLTAKRRGIDSSAPYFIPGLPQIGGTFGAFIQQKSPPQNRRDLFDLGIAGPLAGFAVTLVVLVAGFLMSVPVTAEQLEAIDAAFPNMTGSLPVPYLFVILEMIFSGFIPPGGTIYLHPIAFASWVGCLVTALNLFPAGQLDGGHALRAIVGPKKHKYIGYAAIAVMFLMGIYLMAILVLFMSRGEHPGPLNDTVPISKTRVALFVFAIIVVALSIPPLWQTFTF is encoded by the coding sequence TTGAGAAATTACCTCAAAGACGCACAAGGAAAGAGGATTTTCGATTTGGCTATTGACCGAGACTACCCGAACCGCGTAATCAGCTACCCGACTTTTGGGGAGCTGAGTGAGATTCTGGCAAAGGATTTTGATTTGATAGAAAGCTCGATGCAATATGGTATGCCAACCTTCGTGGTCCGCTGGCCCGGCTACGAGATTCCCTCAATTGAACACCAGTGTGAAGTTTTCGACAAACTCGAGCAACAAGCAGACAGATATCGGCTTTGGCCGGTGGTTCGTTGGAAAGACGAGGAATCAGGTGAATACTTCATTCGTTTTGCCCCTCAACAAGAGGAAGAGAAGGGGGATATGCGCATCAATTATGCTCTTTTCGTGGCAACGCTAGCCACTATCAGTCTTGCTGGGTTCCTACAGGCTACAAGCCCGGTGTTTCTAACCTTGTTCTACCCTAATGGTTGGAACATATGGGACCTTGTGTTTGTAACCGGAACATTTCTGCTAGCTCTTATGGGCATAGTGTTTACACATGAAATGGGACACTATCTGACTGCCAAAAGACGCGGCATTGATTCTTCGGCTCCCTATTTCATACCTGGTTTACCTCAGATTGGTGGAACCTTTGGTGCCTTCATTCAACAGAAAAGCCCTCCACAGAACCGCAGGGATCTTTTCGATCTCGGGATTGCAGGACCTTTAGCCGGATTTGCTGTAACACTGGTTGTTCTTGTCGCTGGTTTCCTGATGTCGGTTCCCGTAACTGCTGAGCAGCTAGAAGCAATAGATGCAGCCTTTCCTAATATGACCGGCTCCTTGCCGGTACCCTACTTGTTCGTAATATTGGAGATGATTTTCTCTGGCTTTATACCTCCAGGCGGAACCATCTACCTTCATCCGATAGCCTTTGCTAGCTGGGTGGGTTGCCTTGTAACAGCATTGAATCTCTTTCCAGCAGGTCAGCTTGACGGAGGGCACGCTCTACGAGCCATTGTAGGACCTAAGAAGCACAAGTACATCGGGTATGCCGCTATTGCAGTGATGTTCTTGATGGGCATCTATCTTATGGCCATATTGGTGCTATTTATGTCCCGCGGAGAGCATCCTGGGCCACTTAATGATACGGTACCTATATCAAAGACCAGGGTTGCCCTGTTTGTGTTTGCAATCATTGTTGTTGCGCTATCTATTCCTCCATTGTGGCAGACCTTCACTTTCTAG
- a CDS encoding TATA-box-binding protein, giving the protein MAEDKPKPEPTTKIENVVASVILNQRLDLDEIAATMPNVEFDPEQFPGLVYRLKKPKTATLIFNSGKMVCTGAKSEKESKRAVHKIVKNIREAGIEITGKPIIVVQNIVASASLGYELNLELAAMTLENTLYEPEQFPGLIYRMRDPKVVILLFGSGKLVITGAKFEPQIDEAAHKVMDRLLELGVMRLEEEEEEEIVLEF; this is encoded by the coding sequence ATGGCAGAAGATAAGCCAAAACCAGAGCCAACTACGAAAATCGAGAACGTTGTTGCGTCAGTAATCTTGAATCAAAGACTTGATCTCGACGAAATCGCGGCTACCATGCCCAATGTCGAGTTCGACCCTGAGCAGTTCCCAGGTCTTGTATACAGACTCAAGAAACCAAAGACTGCCACTCTAATCTTCAATAGCGGTAAGATGGTTTGTACTGGAGCTAAGAGCGAGAAGGAATCAAAAAGAGCGGTACACAAAATCGTCAAAAATATCCGCGAAGCAGGTATCGAAATCACTGGAAAGCCAATCATTGTTGTACAAAACATAGTTGCCAGTGCCAGTCTTGGATACGAGCTTAATCTTGAGCTTGCAGCAATGACTTTGGAAAACACTTTGTATGAACCCGAACAATTCCCGGGTCTTATCTACAGAATGCGGGACCCAAAAGTGGTCATTCTCCTCTTTGGGTCAGGCAAGCTTGTCATCACTGGAGCCAAGTTCGAACCTCAGATCGACGAAGCTGCACACAAAGTTATGGACCGTTTGCTTGAGCTTGGTGTAATGCGGTTAGAGGAAGAAGAGGAGGAAGAGATAGTCCTCGAATTCTAA
- a CDS encoding dTMP kinase — translation MSNHDGREDHSTGFLFVIEGIDGTGKTTQAKKLEYRLEKKGYDPVRLHEPTNSKWGKKIRNLAIHGRSVDPREELNYFIEDRKIDVEEYIKPALSAGKVVILDRYYLSNVAYQGALGIDPEEIMELNDFAPRPDLILILDVAPEIGLSRINDRENGKPNYFEDPEYLTEVRKIFRWIERNLGNAQIIDATPPVEDVTKRVWNVVHTYLKKNAGTTRPRSTNVP, via the coding sequence ATGAGCAATCATGATGGGAGAGAAGACCATAGCACTGGTTTCCTCTTCGTTATAGAAGGGATTGATGGAACAGGGAAAACCACTCAAGCAAAAAAGCTGGAATACCGGCTTGAAAAAAAGGGCTATGATCCCGTCAGATTGCATGAGCCAACGAACAGCAAGTGGGGGAAAAAAATCAGGAATCTGGCGATACACGGCCGTTCTGTAGACCCTAGAGAAGAACTAAATTACTTTATTGAAGATAGAAAAATCGATGTTGAGGAATACATCAAACCAGCTCTTTCTGCAGGCAAAGTGGTCATCTTGGACCGATACTATCTTTCAAATGTAGCATATCAAGGTGCATTAGGAATCGACCCAGAGGAAATTATGGAGTTGAATGATTTTGCGCCACGTCCCGATCTCATACTGATTCTAGACGTTGCTCCTGAAATCGGCTTGAGCAGAATAAACGACAGGGAAAATGGAAAGCCAAATTACTTCGAAGATCCAGAATACCTCACTGAAGTCAGAAAGATCTTCAGATGGATAGAAAGGAATCTAGGCAATGCTCAGATAATCGATGCAACCCCGCCTGTAGAAGATGTTACAAAGAGAGTCTGGAATGTAGTTCACACCTATCTGAAAAAGAATGCAGGTACGACTCGACCACGAAGCACAAATGTACCATGA
- the asnS gene encoding asparagine--tRNA ligase, with protein sequence MKFTPVEEILEGKLTDKEVHLRGWIHRIRKQKNMVFAIVRDHTGVIQTVIKHNAVSEDEYEYAQKMLIESLVKIHGTVKEDPRAKGGYEIQASKLEVLHFADEFPITEDQSIEFLNDNRHLWMRSRAMTNALKVRDEVFRSSREYLRNNGFFETTSPMFVSTMGEEGAELFEVDYFGDTMYLTQTSQMHLEPQLYALERVFTLAPSFRGEKSRTRKHLTEFWHLEAEEAWCDHDCNIKRQEELISHICHSVAENEEKALDTMEVSKNRLLKIEPPFDRITYSEAIELCQEAGVEISWGEDIRTEAEDALTEGRETFLFIEYYPKEIKSFYMKSNEKDPRTYKNNDLLAPEGFGEIIGGSQREDDSDILVENIKATGDDPSKYDWFVDIRKYGSVPHSGFGVGIDRLIRWMLDLDHIRDVIPFPRTVRRTYP encoded by the coding sequence ATGAAATTCACTCCTGTCGAAGAGATTCTTGAAGGCAAGCTCACTGACAAAGAAGTCCATCTGAGAGGATGGATTCATAGAATTCGGAAACAGAAAAATATGGTCTTTGCTATTGTGCGGGATCATACCGGAGTTATTCAGACAGTTATCAAGCACAATGCAGTTTCCGAAGATGAATACGAATATGCCCAGAAGATGCTAATCGAATCTCTTGTTAAGATTCATGGAACTGTGAAGGAGGATCCAAGGGCTAAGGGTGGTTACGAAATCCAAGCATCGAAACTGGAGGTCCTTCACTTCGCTGACGAATTCCCCATTACAGAGGATCAAAGCATAGAATTTCTGAATGATAACCGCCATCTATGGATGCGGTCGAGGGCCATGACCAATGCCCTCAAAGTCAGGGATGAAGTTTTTCGATCATCAAGAGAATATCTGCGAAACAATGGATTCTTTGAAACTACATCTCCCATGTTTGTATCTACAATGGGGGAAGAGGGCGCCGAGCTGTTTGAGGTGGATTATTTCGGCGACACAATGTATCTAACTCAGACTTCTCAGATGCACCTTGAACCGCAACTGTACGCGTTAGAACGGGTTTTCACTCTAGCACCCTCTTTCCGTGGTGAGAAATCACGAACTCGCAAGCATCTTACCGAATTCTGGCATTTGGAAGCCGAGGAAGCATGGTGCGACCATGATTGTAACATTAAACGTCAGGAAGAACTCATTTCGCACATTTGCCATTCAGTTGCTGAGAATGAAGAGAAAGCACTGGATACGATGGAGGTCTCGAAGAACAGGCTTCTCAAAATCGAACCTCCCTTTGACCGGATTACATATTCAGAAGCGATCGAGCTCTGCCAGGAAGCCGGTGTCGAAATCAGCTGGGGTGAAGATATTCGAACGGAAGCAGAAGATGCTCTAACTGAAGGAAGAGAGACGTTTTTGTTCATCGAGTATTACCCGAAGGAAATCAAAAGCTTCTATATGAAAAGCAATGAGAAAGACCCTCGCACATACAAGAATAACGATTTGTTAGCTCCCGAAGGATTTGGAGAAATCATAGGCGGAAGCCAGAGAGAAGACGATTCTGACATCCTTGTTGAGAACATCAAGGCAACTGGTGATGACCCTTCCAAGTACGATTGGTTTGTAGACATCCGGAAATACGGAAGTGTTCCACACTCTGGTTTTGGAGTTGGAATAGATCGACTTATTCGATGGATGCTCGATTTGGATCATATTCGAGATGTTATCCCCTTTCCGAGAACCGTACGAAGAACATACCCCTGA